A genomic stretch from Bradyrhizobium quebecense includes:
- a CDS encoding MFS transporter gives MSEQTAQSASDHLDIHDVERRVKAIFIGSVGNLVEWYDFYAYTAFALYFAPAFFPHSDPVVQQLNAAVLFAATFLMRPLGGWLFGYIADRYGRRLSLTLSVVCMCFGSLIIAGTPTYATIGIAAPAILALARIIEGLSLGGEYGASATYLSEVADAKHRGFYSSFQYVTLIGGQLTAIIVLLLLQKVFLTPDELKAWGWRIPFVIGAMLAIFAAVMRRGLHETEAFEEAKKDSKPTGSIVGLLNYPRELLLVVGLTAGGTAAFYTFTTYMQTFVKLSVGLTEDQTTFVIFGSLIFATFLQPIYGALSDRIGRKPLLIFFGVVGTLATIPILTALKETKSPFIAFLLICGAWIFVAGYTSINAIVKAELFPTNVRALGVGLPYAITVSIFGGTAPAVALYFKSIGHEDWFYYYLSGMIFLSLLIYSTMRDTKHDSAMHRHE, from the coding sequence ATGTCCGAACAAACCGCTCAATCCGCGAGCGACCATCTCGACATCCATGACGTCGAGCGGCGGGTCAAGGCGATCTTCATCGGCTCGGTCGGCAATCTCGTCGAGTGGTACGATTTCTACGCCTACACCGCGTTCGCACTGTATTTCGCGCCGGCGTTCTTCCCGCACAGCGATCCGGTGGTGCAGCAGCTCAATGCCGCCGTGCTGTTTGCCGCGACCTTCCTGATGCGCCCGCTCGGCGGCTGGCTATTCGGCTACATCGCCGACCGCTATGGCCGACGGCTGTCGCTGACACTGTCCGTTGTCTGCATGTGCTTCGGCTCGCTGATCATCGCGGGGACGCCGACCTATGCCACCATCGGCATAGCCGCACCGGCGATCCTGGCGCTCGCCCGCATCATCGAGGGCCTGAGCCTCGGCGGCGAGTACGGCGCCAGCGCCACCTATCTCAGCGAGGTCGCTGACGCCAAGCATCGCGGCTTCTATTCGAGCTTCCAGTACGTCACTCTGATCGGCGGCCAGCTCACCGCGATCATCGTGCTGCTGTTGCTGCAGAAGGTGTTCCTGACGCCGGACGAGCTGAAGGCCTGGGGCTGGCGGATTCCGTTCGTGATCGGCGCCATGCTCGCGATCTTCGCGGCGGTGATGCGGCGCGGCCTGCACGAGACCGAGGCGTTCGAGGAGGCCAAGAAGGACTCCAAGCCGACCGGCTCGATCGTCGGCCTCCTGAACTATCCGCGCGAACTGCTGCTGGTGGTCGGCCTCACTGCCGGCGGCACCGCGGCGTTCTATACCTTCACCACCTACATGCAGACCTTCGTGAAGCTGTCGGTCGGCCTCACCGAAGACCAGACCACCTTCGTGATCTTCGGCTCGCTGATCTTCGCGACCTTCCTGCAGCCGATCTATGGCGCGCTGTCCGACCGCATCGGCCGCAAGCCGCTCTTGATCTTCTTCGGCGTCGTCGGCACGCTGGCGACGATCCCGATCCTGACCGCCCTGAAGGAGACCAAGTCGCCCTTCATCGCTTTCCTCCTGATCTGCGGCGCCTGGATCTTCGTCGCCGGCTACACCTCGATCAATGCGATCGTGAAAGCCGAGCTGTTCCCGACCAATGTCCGCGCGCTCGGCGTCGGCCTGCCCTACGCCATCACGGTATCGATCTTCGGCGGCACTGCGCCTGCGGTCGCGCTCTATTTCAAGAGCATCGGGCATGAGGACTGGTTCTACTATTATCTCAGCGGCATGATCTTCCTGTCGCTCTTGATCTATTCGACCATGCGCGACACCAAGCACGACTCCGCGATGCATCGCCACGAATGA
- a CDS encoding cytochrome P450: MSDSPSATYLPEHPPVTDWVHDFDHTDPVWTDDPFPIWETLRTASPVVHTERFLGCYMPTTYQAVKEIAYDTEHFSSRRVIVRDVRPEITARAPPITSDPPEHKPAKQVLLPPFTPDAMKRLEPRVRAICNELIDEFIADGRCDAAARYTKHIPVRAIAHMLGIPEKDGDLFIKWIHQILELGIRNEDELMNGVREMTGYFMAHLEQRKLEPGDDLISQLLRAKGPSGQPLTDEHVLGSLRLLLIAGIDTTWSALGSSLWHLAKTPADRERLIAEPTLIPTAIEEFLRAYSPVTMAREVMKETTISGCPVKAGNMVLLSFPAANRDPAMFPDADKVVIDRKENRHAAFGLGIHRCVGSNLARMEMQVAIEEWLKRIPDFRLDPAGKVTWSEGTVRGPRQLPVLFGKNA, from the coding sequence ATGTCCGATTCCCCGTCCGCGACCTATCTGCCCGAACATCCCCCGGTCACCGACTGGGTCCATGATTTCGACCATACCGATCCGGTCTGGACCGACGACCCGTTCCCGATCTGGGAGACGCTGCGCACCGCCTCGCCGGTCGTGCACACCGAGCGCTTCCTCGGCTGCTACATGCCGACCACCTATCAGGCGGTGAAGGAGATCGCCTACGACACCGAGCACTTCTCTTCGCGCCGCGTCATCGTGCGCGACGTCCGCCCCGAGATCACCGCCCGTGCGCCGCCGATCACCTCCGATCCGCCGGAGCACAAGCCCGCCAAGCAGGTGCTGCTGCCGCCCTTCACGCCGGACGCGATGAAGCGGCTGGAGCCGCGGGTGCGCGCGATCTGCAACGAGCTGATCGACGAATTCATCGCCGACGGCCGTTGCGACGCCGCGGCGCGCTACACCAAGCACATCCCGGTGCGCGCCATCGCCCACATGCTGGGAATCCCCGAGAAGGACGGCGACCTCTTCATCAAGTGGATCCACCAGATCCTCGAGCTCGGCATCAGGAACGAAGACGAGCTGATGAACGGCGTGCGCGAGATGACCGGCTACTTCATGGCCCATCTCGAGCAGCGCAAGCTTGAGCCGGGCGACGATCTGATCTCGCAGCTGCTGCGGGCCAAGGGCCCCAGCGGCCAGCCGCTGACCGACGAGCACGTGCTCGGCTCGCTGCGGCTGCTCCTGATCGCCGGCATCGACACCACCTGGAGCGCGCTTGGCTCCTCGCTCTGGCACCTCGCCAAGACGCCCGCCGATCGCGAGCGCCTGATTGCGGAGCCGACGCTGATCCCGACCGCGATCGAGGAATTCCTGCGCGCCTATTCGCCGGTGACGATGGCGCGCGAGGTGATGAAGGAAACCACGATCTCCGGCTGCCCGGTCAAAGCGGGCAACATGGTGCTGCTGTCGTTCCCCGCGGCCAACCGTGACCCCGCCATGTTCCCCGACGCGGACAAGGTGGTGATCGACCGCAAGGAGAACCGCCACGCCGCCTTCGGCCTCGGCATCCACCGCTGCGTCGGTTCCAACCTGGCGCGGATGGAGATGCAGGTGGCGATCGAGGAATGGCTGAAGCGGATTCCGGATTTCCGCCTCGACCCGGCCGGCAAGGTCACCTGGTCGGAAGGCACGGTGCGCGGACCGCGTCAACTGCCCGTTCTGTTCGGCAAGAACGCCTAA
- a CDS encoding ferredoxin, translating to MSKLKIRVDQDKCQGHARCKSLAPELFELDEYGNAHEVGDGTVPAGLEDKAWLAQTNCPEIAIEVTEE from the coding sequence ATGTCCAAGCTCAAAATCCGCGTCGACCAGGACAAGTGCCAGGGTCACGCCCGCTGCAAATCGCTCGCCCCCGAACTGTTCGAGCTCGACGAATACGGCAATGCCCATGAAGTTGGCGACGGGACCGTCCCGGCCGGGCTCGAGGACAAGGCCTGGCTCGCGCAGACCAACTGCCCGGAAATCGCGATCGAAGTCACCGAGGAATAG
- a CDS encoding TetR/AcrR family transcriptional regulator, with the protein MGQIVRKPLKTYHHGDLREALIQAALREVELGGPEAISIKALARQLGVSQPAPYRHFADREALLEAVTAEAFRQFNVIMREAIEQPGKGSKLSRFAQAALAFGLERHGIYRLMFASRTMAWAPVGSELHVAAMETLALLIESFEAPAVGLLRERQALKIWAGLHGIVMLAEQGLLTGEVGQISREELMDEIVEQTKLALTVALHATEEKA; encoded by the coding sequence ATGGGACAAATCGTTCGTAAGCCGTTGAAAACCTATCACCATGGCGATCTCCGCGAAGCCCTGATTCAGGCCGCGTTGCGCGAGGTCGAGCTCGGTGGCCCCGAAGCGATCAGCATCAAGGCGCTGGCCAGGCAGCTCGGCGTCTCGCAGCCGGCGCCGTACCGGCATTTCGCCGACCGCGAGGCATTGCTGGAGGCGGTGACCGCGGAAGCATTCCGGCAGTTCAACGTGATCATGCGCGAGGCGATCGAGCAGCCCGGCAAGGGCTCGAAACTGTCGCGCTTCGCGCAGGCTGCGCTGGCCTTCGGGCTCGAGCGCCACGGCATCTACCGGCTGATGTTCGCGTCCAGAACCATGGCCTGGGCGCCTGTCGGCAGCGAGCTGCACGTGGCAGCGATGGAAACGCTGGCGCTGTTGATCGAGTCGTTCGAGGCACCGGCCGTCGGGCTGTTGCGCGAACGGCAGGCACTGAAGATCTGGGCCGGGCTGCACGGCATCGTGATGCTCGCCGAACAGGGCCTGCTCACCGGCGAGGTCGGCCAGATCAGCCGCGAGGAACTGATGGACGAGATCGTCGAGCAGACCAAGCTCGCACTCACCGTCGCGCTGCATGCGACGGAAGAAAAGGCGTAG
- a CDS encoding amidase: MADQGLVNETACTVVEKLKAGDVTPLDLLDVLEKRIAEVDGKVNALPTLCFDRARTHAKALMQKPASERGLLAGLPVPIKDLTAVSGVLTTLGSPIFKDNVPTKSDILVERLEQNGGVIYAKSNTPEFGAGANTFNEVFGPTRNPWDTSRSAAGSSGGAAAALASGTAWLAHGSDMGGSLRNPASFCGVVGLRPSIGRVAQTPKFAVDRTLGQQGPMARNVQDLALLLDAMSGEHAADPLSLPVLPTSFLSAARSNQKPKRIAYSPDLGITPVDPEVKAVTRKAAERFAEAGAIVEEAHPDFREAHECFHVLRAFDFAISKAELLRTKRDLLKPEVIWNIEEGLKLTVEKLERAEAQRVAMTARALEFFERYDLLLAPATIVPPFPVENRYVAECDGKKFDNYVEWLGIVYAITLACCPALSLPCGFTASGLPIGLQMVAKPRAEAQLLAGAKVLEDILGVRGTTPIDPRSPR, from the coding sequence ATGGCTGATCAGGGCTTGGTGAACGAAACGGCATGTACCGTCGTCGAGAAACTGAAAGCCGGTGACGTCACGCCGCTCGATCTGCTCGACGTGCTGGAAAAGCGCATCGCCGAGGTCGACGGCAAAGTCAACGCGCTGCCGACGCTCTGCTTCGACCGCGCCCGCACCCACGCCAAGGCCCTGATGCAGAAGCCGGCAAGCGAGCGCGGCCTGCTCGCGGGTCTTCCGGTCCCGATCAAGGACCTCACCGCCGTCTCCGGCGTGCTGACCACGCTGGGCTCACCGATCTTCAAGGACAACGTTCCGACCAAGTCCGACATCCTGGTCGAGCGCCTCGAACAGAACGGCGGCGTGATCTACGCCAAGTCGAACACCCCGGAATTCGGCGCCGGCGCCAACACCTTCAACGAGGTGTTCGGCCCGACCCGCAATCCCTGGGACACGTCGCGCTCGGCCGCCGGCTCGTCCGGCGGCGCGGCGGCGGCACTGGCGAGCGGCACCGCGTGGCTCGCCCACGGCTCCGACATGGGCGGCAGCTTGCGCAACCCGGCGAGCTTCTGCGGCGTCGTAGGCCTCCGGCCGTCGATCGGCCGCGTCGCGCAGACGCCGAAATTCGCTGTCGACCGCACGCTCGGCCAGCAGGGACCGATGGCGCGCAATGTCCAGGACCTCGCGCTGCTGCTCGACGCGATGAGCGGCGAGCATGCTGCCGATCCGTTGTCGCTGCCGGTGCTGCCGACCTCGTTCCTGTCCGCGGCGCGCTCGAACCAGAAGCCGAAGCGCATCGCCTATTCGCCCGATCTCGGCATCACGCCGGTTGATCCCGAGGTCAAGGCCGTGACCCGCAAAGCCGCGGAGCGCTTCGCGGAAGCCGGCGCGATCGTCGAGGAGGCGCATCCCGACTTCCGCGAGGCCCATGAATGCTTCCACGTGCTGCGCGCATTCGATTTCGCGATCAGCAAGGCCGAATTGCTGCGCACCAAGCGCGACCTGCTCAAGCCCGAAGTGATCTGGAACATCGAGGAAGGGCTGAAGCTCACCGTCGAAAAGCTCGAGCGCGCCGAAGCGCAGCGGGTGGCGATGACCGCGCGTGCGCTTGAATTCTTCGAGAGATACGACCTGCTGCTGGCGCCCGCGACCATCGTGCCGCCATTCCCGGTCGAGAACCGCTATGTCGCCGAATGCGACGGCAAAAAGTTCGATAACTATGTCGAATGGCTCGGCATCGTCTATGCGATCACGCTGGCCTGCTGCCCGGCGCTGTCGCTGCCCTGCGGCTTCACCGCGTCGGGCCTGCCGATCGGTCTGCAGATGGTGGCCAAGCCGCGCGCCGAGGCGCAGCTTTTGGCAGGCGCGAAAGTGCTGGAGGACATTCTGGGCGTGCGCGGCACCACCCCGATCGATCCGCGATCGCCGAGATAA
- a CDS encoding alpha/beta hydrolase produces MAALFSALDWRAMSQQERDLGLNNGVAVKGSAEIAAGWEQRSAPLRQKHPEHLDLRYGPRERNRIDFLKARDRAPTLLFVHGGYWQTRAKEVFTIFAEGPLAHGINVALIGYTLAPDATLDDIVAEIHAGIDFLAGQLPALGAAADGLVVSGWSAGGHLTSMALSNAHVRAGMAISGIYDLEPIRHSYLNEKLRLDEAASRRNSPMMQQGGTAKPLSLVVGSAELPLLRKQTADFAGHRARYGLPVTYEEVAGADHFSIMNQMLAPQGRITTLIRQLFERTAG; encoded by the coding sequence ATGGCAGCGTTGTTTTCCGCGCTGGACTGGCGCGCGATGAGCCAGCAGGAGCGTGACCTCGGCTTGAACAACGGCGTTGCCGTCAAGGGCAGCGCCGAGATCGCCGCCGGCTGGGAGCAGCGCTCGGCGCCGCTGCGGCAGAAGCATCCCGAGCATCTCGACCTCCGATACGGTCCGCGTGAGCGCAACCGGATCGATTTCCTCAAAGCCCGCGATCGCGCGCCGACGTTGCTGTTCGTCCACGGCGGCTATTGGCAGACCCGCGCCAAGGAGGTGTTCACGATCTTTGCCGAGGGGCCGCTGGCGCACGGCATCAATGTGGCCCTGATCGGCTACACGCTGGCGCCGGATGCGACGCTCGATGACATCGTCGCCGAGATTCACGCAGGCATCGATTTTCTGGCCGGGCAGTTGCCCGCGCTCGGCGCTGCTGCCGACGGTCTCGTCGTGTCGGGCTGGTCGGCCGGCGGCCATCTGACATCGATGGCGTTGTCGAACGCCCATGTCCGGGCCGGCATGGCGATCTCGGGCATCTATGACCTCGAGCCGATCAGGCATTCCTACCTCAACGAGAAGCTCAGGCTCGACGAAGCCGCCTCACGGCGCAATTCGCCCATGATGCAGCAAGGTGGCACGGCAAAACCGCTGTCGCTGGTGGTCGGCAGCGCCGAACTGCCGCTGCTGCGCAAGCAGACCGCCGATTTCGCCGGCCATCGCGCCCGCTACGGCCTGCCGGTGACCTATGAGGAGGTCGCGGGGGCCGACCATTTCTCGATCATGAATCAGATGCTGGCGCCGCAGGGGCGCATCACCACGCTGATCCGGCAGTTGTTTGAACGGACGGCAGGGTAA
- a CDS encoding SDR family oxidoreductase has translation MDLHLRGKRVLITGASKGIGAAAAEAFAEEGANLLLAARNGEQLKALAERLRSAHQIDAAISVVDLRKSEDLARLAKEAADIDILVNNAGDIPGGSIDKIDEATWRHAWELKVFGYVNLTRAIYAQMKARGGGVIVNDIGAAGEKFDANYICGSAGNAALMSFTRALGGKSLADNIRVVGINPGPVGTDRHVTLLKTRAKNQFGDESRYTEFQKGLPLGRPAHAREIGDLMAFLASDRAGYTSGVIYTVDGGLTSGWG, from the coding sequence ATGGATCTGCATCTGCGCGGCAAGCGTGTCCTGATCACCGGCGCCTCCAAGGGCATTGGCGCGGCCGCCGCCGAAGCCTTTGCCGAGGAAGGCGCCAATCTGCTGCTCGCCGCCCGCAACGGCGAGCAATTGAAGGCGCTGGCCGAACGTCTCCGCTCGGCGCATCAGATCGATGCCGCGATCAGCGTCGTCGATCTGCGCAAATCGGAAGATCTGGCGCGATTGGCCAAGGAAGCGGCCGATATCGACATCCTCGTCAACAATGCCGGCGACATCCCGGGAGGCTCGATCGACAAGATCGACGAGGCGACCTGGCGGCACGCCTGGGAGCTCAAGGTGTTCGGCTATGTCAATTTGACCCGCGCGATCTACGCCCAGATGAAGGCGCGCGGCGGCGGTGTGATCGTCAACGATATCGGCGCGGCCGGCGAGAAGTTCGACGCCAATTACATCTGCGGCAGCGCCGGCAACGCAGCGCTGATGTCGTTCACCCGCGCGCTCGGCGGCAAGAGCCTCGCCGACAACATCCGCGTCGTCGGCATCAACCCCGGCCCGGTCGGCACCGACCGCCACGTCACGCTGCTCAAGACCCGCGCCAAGAACCAGTTCGGCGACGAGAGCCGCTACACGGAATTCCAGAAGGGCCTGCCGCTCGGCCGCCCCGCGCATGCGCGCGAGATCGGCGACCTGATGGCGTTCCTGGCCTCCGATCGCGCAGGCTATACGTCGGGCGTGATCTATACGGTGGATGGCGGGCTGACGTCGGGGTGGGGTTGA
- a CDS encoding tartrate dehydrogenase produces MSSKKQYRIAVIPGDGIGKEVMPEGLRVIEAAAKKHGVDVKFDHFDFASYDYYEKNGEMMPADWKDQIGKHDAIYFGAVGWPAKIPDHVSLWGSLIKFRREFDQYVNLRPVRLMPGVPSPLAGRKPGDIDFWVVRENTEGEYSSVGGRMFPDTDREFVTQQTVMTRIGVDRILKFAFDLAQSRPKKHLTSATKSNGISITMPYWDERVEAMAKKYPGVKWDKYHIDILTANFVLHPDWFDVVVGSNLFGDILSDLGPACTGTIGIAPSGNINPEGDFPSVFEPVHGSAPDIAGQGIANPIGMIWSGAMMLEHLGEKQAASAIVSAIERTLGERTLRTRDLGGNADTTACGKAVAEMVD; encoded by the coding sequence ATGAGCAGCAAAAAGCAGTATCGGATTGCAGTCATTCCCGGTGACGGCATCGGCAAGGAAGTGATGCCGGAGGGCCTGCGCGTCATCGAGGCGGCGGCGAAGAAGCACGGCGTCGACGTAAAGTTCGATCATTTCGACTTCGCCTCCTACGACTATTACGAGAAGAACGGCGAGATGATGCCGGCCGACTGGAAGGACCAGATCGGCAAGCATGACGCGATCTATTTCGGCGCGGTCGGCTGGCCGGCCAAGATCCCGGATCATGTTTCGCTGTGGGGTTCGCTGATCAAGTTCCGCCGCGAATTCGACCAGTACGTCAATCTGCGCCCGGTGCGGCTGATGCCCGGGGTGCCGTCGCCGCTGGCAGGCCGCAAGCCCGGCGATATCGATTTCTGGGTGGTGCGCGAGAACACCGAAGGTGAATACTCCTCGGTCGGCGGCCGTATGTTCCCGGACACCGACCGCGAATTCGTCACGCAGCAGACGGTGATGACCCGCATTGGCGTCGACCGCATCCTGAAATTCGCATTCGATCTCGCGCAGTCGCGGCCGAAGAAGCATCTGACCTCGGCGACCAAGTCGAACGGCATCTCCATCACCATGCCCTATTGGGACGAGCGCGTGGAGGCGATGGCCAAGAAGTATCCCGGTGTGAAGTGGGACAAGTACCACATCGACATTCTCACCGCGAACTTCGTGCTGCATCCGGACTGGTTCGACGTCGTGGTCGGCTCCAATCTGTTCGGGGATATCCTCTCCGACCTCGGCCCTGCCTGCACCGGCACGATCGGCATCGCACCGTCGGGCAACATCAATCCGGAAGGCGATTTCCCCTCGGTGTTCGAGCCGGTGCACGGCTCGGCGCCTGACATCGCGGGCCAGGGCATCGCCAATCCGATCGGCATGATCTGGTCGGGCGCGATGATGCTGGAGCACCTCGGCGAGAAGCAGGCAGCTAGCGCCATCGTCAGCGCGATCGAGCGCACGCTCGGCGAACGCACGCTGCGCACCCGCGACCTCGGCGGCAACGCCGACACCACGGCGTGCGGCAAGGCGGTGGCGGAGATGGTGGACTAG
- a CDS encoding NAD(P)-dependent oxidoreductase, with protein MRAVFVDANESLAVITERLEKPGDPQMRINRNPDIKSEDYPAVLDGAEIAVVDHTALPTDVAKKCAGLKHVVFLGTGARSYMNPEELAELGIAVHLIKGYGDTAVAESAIALMWSSARVIAQMDREMRAGNWLREDGMQLTGKTLGLVGFGGIAAEVARIALGSGMKVIAWNRSPKSHPGVDFTELDTVLANSDVVSIHLLLNDETRGMITRDKIAKMKKGVVLINTARGAIVDEQAMIDALNSGQIRHAGLDVYNIEPLPKDHPLTKIPNVTLSAHSAFRTPEASENLIHAAWEHCRRIVKG; from the coding sequence GTGCGCGCAGTGTTTGTCGACGCCAATGAATCGCTCGCTGTCATCACGGAGCGGCTGGAAAAGCCCGGCGATCCCCAGATGCGGATCAACCGCAACCCGGACATCAAGTCCGAGGACTATCCGGCGGTGCTCGACGGCGCCGAGATCGCAGTGGTCGATCACACCGCGCTGCCGACCGACGTCGCGAAGAAGTGCGCCGGCCTGAAGCATGTCGTGTTCCTCGGCACCGGCGCGCGCAGCTACATGAATCCGGAAGAGCTCGCCGAGCTCGGCATCGCCGTGCATCTGATCAAGGGCTATGGCGACACCGCGGTTGCGGAATCCGCGATCGCGCTGATGTGGTCGTCGGCGCGGGTGATCGCACAGATGGACCGCGAGATGCGCGCCGGCAACTGGCTGCGCGAGGACGGCATGCAGCTCACCGGCAAGACGCTCGGCCTGGTCGGCTTCGGCGGCATCGCCGCCGAGGTCGCCCGCATCGCGCTCGGCAGCGGCATGAAGGTGATTGCCTGGAACCGGTCGCCGAAGAGCCACCCGGGCGTCGACTTCACCGAGCTCGACACGGTGCTGGCAAACAGCGACGTGGTCTCGATCCATCTGCTATTGAACGACGAGACCCGCGGCATGATCACGCGCGACAAGATCGCCAAGATGAAAAAGGGCGTGGTGCTGATCAACACCGCCCGCGGCGCCATCGTCGATGAGCAGGCGATGATCGATGCGCTCAACTCCGGCCAGATCCGCCACGCCGGCCTCGACGTCTACAACATCGAGCCGCTGCCGAAGGATCACCCGCTCACGAAGATCCCGAATGTGACGCTGTCGGCGCATTCCGCGTTCCGCACGCCCGAAGCGAGCGAGAACCTGATCCACGCGGCATGGGAGCATTGCCGACGGATCGTGAAGGGGTAG
- a CDS encoding Zn-dependent hydrolase, with product MSRAATNLQIDSARLWGTIHETAQFGATPKGGVRRLTLSTEDKQVRDWFRKACENAGLEVQVDALGSMFGLRKGRDMSKPPIGVGSHLDTQPTGGKYDGILGTLAALEMVRTLNDAGIETELPICICNWTNEEGSRFAPAMMASAAYVGDFTTDDILSRKDAEGVTVAQALDSIGYRGDAPVGRQKFTSFVELHIEQGPILEAEGKTIGVVDSGQGVLWYDGKITGFESHAGSTPMPLRRDALATLSEIVLAMESIARKHGPKAVGTIGEAVIASPSRNVIPGEIAFTVDCRSADAAIMDALDRDLRAAVTEIAARRKVEVQLDLVWRKAPTHFDPKLVDAVENAAEQLGYSHRRITSGAGHDACNLNTVMPAAMVFVPCKDGISHNELEDATQTDCAAGANVLMHTVLALAGVAS from the coding sequence ATGAGCCGAGCCGCGACCAACCTGCAGATCGATTCCGCCCGCCTCTGGGGCACCATTCACGAAACCGCGCAGTTCGGTGCAACGCCAAAGGGCGGCGTGCGGCGGCTGACCCTCAGCACCGAAGACAAGCAGGTGCGCGACTGGTTCCGCAAGGCGTGCGAGAACGCCGGCCTCGAGGTGCAGGTCGATGCGCTCGGCTCGATGTTCGGCTTGCGGAAAGGGCGGGATATGTCGAAGCCGCCGATCGGCGTCGGCTCGCATCTCGACACCCAGCCGACCGGCGGCAAATATGACGGCATCCTCGGCACGCTGGCCGCGCTCGAGATGGTGCGCACGCTCAACGATGCCGGCATCGAGACCGAGCTGCCGATCTGCATCTGCAACTGGACCAACGAGGAAGGCTCGCGCTTTGCGCCGGCGATGATGGCCTCGGCCGCTTATGTCGGCGACTTCACCACCGACGACATTCTGTCGCGCAAGGATGCCGAGGGCGTCACGGTGGCGCAGGCGCTGGACTCGATCGGCTATCGCGGCGATGCCCCGGTCGGCCGCCAGAAGTTCACCAGCTTCGTCGAGTTGCATATCGAACAGGGCCCGATCCTGGAGGCCGAAGGCAAGACCATCGGCGTGGTCGATTCCGGCCAGGGCGTGCTGTGGTACGATGGCAAGATCACAGGTTTCGAGAGCCACGCCGGCTCGACCCCGATGCCACTGCGCCGGGATGCGCTGGCGACGCTGTCGGAGATCGTTCTGGCGATGGAAAGCATTGCCAGGAAGCATGGGCCGAAGGCGGTCGGCACTATCGGCGAGGCGGTGATCGCGAGCCCCTCGCGCAACGTCATTCCCGGCGAGATCGCCTTCACGGTGGATTGCCGCAGCGCCGACGCAGCGATCATGGACGCGCTGGATCGCGATCTCCGGGCTGCGGTCACCGAGATCGCAGCAAGGCGCAAGGTCGAGGTGCAGCTTGATCTCGTCTGGCGCAAGGCGCCGACGCATTTCGACCCGAAGCTGGTCGACGCAGTGGAGAACGCAGCCGAGCAGCTCGGCTATTCGCATCGCCGCATCACCTCCGGCGCCGGCCACGACGCCTGCAACCTCAACACGGTGATGCCGGCGGCGATGGTGTTCGTGCCCTGCAAGGACGGCATCAGCCATAACGAGCTGGAAGACGCCACGCAGACCGATTGCGCCGCCGGCGCCAACGTCCTGATGCATACGGTGCTGGCGCTCGCCGGCGTCGCATCCTGA
- a CDS encoding LysR family transcriptional regulator, which translates to MTDFRSIETFLWVVKLGSFRGAAQRLNTTQPAISQRIAQLEREMGVKLLNRDHRVASPTPSGRLMMTYAEKLIGLRSEMMAEVGDRSAMRGALRLGVAETIVHTWLPRLVKSVNEIYPNLSLEIEVDITPNLTPRLLAQEIELAFVLGPVSASGAHNHVLCDYPIGFLASPSLGLGSGPVARRDLARFPIITFPRKTQPYETVRALFNAPDLPPIRLHASTSLATVIHMANEGLGIAVIPSAIVENELADGRLQLLDTDLKLPPLTFTASWLASPDAVAIERVAHLARQIAQASVAVDAMEAARH; encoded by the coding sequence ATGACGGACTTCCGCTCGATCGAAACGTTCCTCTGGGTCGTCAAGCTCGGCAGCTTCCGCGGCGCCGCCCAGCGGCTCAACACCACCCAGCCGGCAATCTCCCAGCGCATCGCCCAGCTCGAGCGCGAGATGGGCGTCAAGCTGTTGAACCGGGATCACCGGGTGGCCTCGCCGACGCCGAGCGGACGGCTGATGATGACCTACGCCGAGAAGCTGATTGGTCTGCGTTCGGAGATGATGGCCGAGGTCGGTGACCGCTCGGCGATGCGCGGCGCGCTGCGGCTCGGTGTCGCGGAGACCATCGTGCACACCTGGCTGCCGCGGCTGGTCAAGAGCGTCAACGAGATCTACCCGAACCTGTCGCTGGAGATCGAGGTCGACATCACGCCGAACCTGACCCCGCGACTGCTGGCGCAGGAGATCGAGCTCGCCTTCGTGCTCGGACCGGTCTCGGCATCCGGCGCGCACAATCATGTGCTGTGCGATTACCCGATCGGTTTCCTGGCGAGCCCCTCGCTCGGCCTCGGCTCCGGGCCGGTGGCGCGGCGGGATCTGGCGCGGTTTCCGATCATCACATTTCCGCGCAAGACCCAGCCCTATGAGACCGTACGCGCGCTGTTCAACGCCCCTGACCTGCCGCCGATCCGGCTGCACGCCTCGACCTCGCTCGCGACCGTGATCCACATGGCCAATGAAGGCCTTGGCATTGCGGTGATTCCGTCGGCGATCGTTGAGAACGAGCTGGCCGACGGCCGCTTGCAACTGCTCGATACCGACCTCAAGCTGCCGCCCCTCACCTTCACCGCGAGCTGGCTCGCCTCGCCCGATGCGGTCGCTATCGAGCGCGTCGCTCATCTCGCCAGGCAGATCGCGCAGGCGAGCGTGGCAGTTGACGCGATGGAAGCGGCGCGCCATTGA